DNA sequence from the Halococcus salifodinae DSM 8989 genome:
TGTGTATAAGAGACAGACACCGAACAGGGCGGATCACGGCTCGCCGGCGAGGTCGCGTTCTCGACGCCTGACGATCGATGCACCGTCGTCGAGAGCTTCGCCGAACTCCTCGATAGAGAGTACGAGGCCGTCGAACGCCGTGACGGCGCGCTGGTGGCGCGTGAAACGGCGTTCGACCCCGCGGCGGCACGCGACGCGGGCGTGCCGGAGGGACCGGCGTTCGGCCGACTCGCCGACGGTGAGGCCGTCACGGTCGACGGCCGGACGATCGAACCCGAGGGAGTCCACGAACGGCGCGAACGGCGATTTCCGCTCGACGAGTACAATGACACACCTCGAACAGAAGGGGAAAGATAAATAGCCGCCGTGCGTCATGCGGTCATAAATGGATTCGATCATCGAGGATGCCATCGACGAGACCCCGGCGAACGACGAGCGCGACGGCCGCGAGACACCAGCGGGCGAGCGCGAGAGGGGCACGATGACCAACGAAGAGCTCGCGGGAGTCGTCGACGATCTCAAGACACAGATCACGGTGGTCGGCTGTGGCGGTGCGGGCTCGAACACCGTCACCCGGATGGACAAGGAGGGGATCCACGGCGCGAAACTGGTCGCCGCCAACACCGACGCTCAGCACCTCGTCGAACAGGTCCAGGCCGACACCAAGATCCTGATGGGCCGCGAGCGCACCGGTGGGCGTGGCGCGGGCTCAGTACCAAAAATCGGCGAGGAGGCCGCGCGTGAGACCCTGGACGACATCCGGGAGTCGATCGATGGTTCGGACATGGTCTTCGTGACGGCGGGCCTCGGCGGCGGCACCGGTACCGGTGCGGCCCCGGTGGTCGCCCAGGCCGCCCAGGAGGCGGGCGCGCTCACGATCGCGATCGCCACGATCCCGTTCACCGCGGAGGGCGAACGTCGGCGCTCGAACGCCGACGCCGGCCTCGAACGACTCCGTGCGGTCTCCGATACCGTGATCGTCGTCCCGAACGATCGGCTGCTCGAATACGCGCCGAACCTCCCGCTCCAGGACGCGTTCACGATCTGTGATCGCGTGCTGATGCGCTCGGTCAAGGGGATGACCGAACTCATCACGAAGCCCGGCCTGGTGAACGTCGACTTCGCCGACGTTCGCACCGTGATGGAGAACGGCGGCGTCGCGATGATCGGTCTCGGCGAGTCCGACTCGGAGAACAAGGCTCGCGACTCGATCCAGTCGGCGCTTCGCTCGCCGCTGCTGGATGTGGAGTTCAAGGGCGCGAGCTCCGCGCTGGTCAACGTGGTCGGCGGTCCCGACATGAGTATCGAGGAGGCAGAGGGTGTCGTCGAGGAGATCTACGACCGGATCGATCCCGACGCCCGGATCATCTGGGGCGCGTCGGTCGACGAGAGCTTCAGCGGTACGATGGAGACCATGATCGTGGTCACGGGCGTCGAGTCGCCCCAGATTTACGGCCAGTCCGACCTCGCCGACGAGACCGGCCGGGTCGACAACGACATCGACTACGTGGAGTAGTCCGCGAACGCTGCCGCGATCGCTTCGTTGGTCGGGGTACAGCACCGCTAGCCGTCGGATGGTTGACTTTTTGTTCAACACGACCGCAAGCTCTCGCCGAGCGCCCCGTCGAAATCGATCGCTGACAGTCGGTGAAAAGCCGGCTCCGCACGGTCTCCGTCAGCAGTGTTCTCGACCGAAACCGACGAGCAGCGTTCTCAGCGGTCTCGGTCGTGTCGAACTGCAAGCACGGTGGCTGCGAGCACCGCGAGCAGCGCTGCGGCGGGGCCGAATCCCGGACCATCACTCGACGATGTCGGCGTTTCGGTCGCATTCGCGCCGCTGGCGTTCGCCGTATCCGTCGTGGTCGTCGGCTGGTGAGTCGTCGTCGATGCGCGTGTCGTCTCGATCGTCGTTTCCGGTGGTGTTGTCGTGGTTGCCGTGGCGGTTGCGGTCGTCGTCTGCGTGGCGGTCGGCGTTTGCGTCGACGTTGCGGTGGGTGTTGGTGTCGGTGTCGCGGTCGGAGTTGGTGTTGGTGTCGGCGTTGCAGTCGGGGTTGGCGTCGGTGTCGCAGTAGGTGTCGGCGTCGATGTTTCGGTCGGCGTCGCGCTCGCCGTCGCGCTTCCTTCCGTCCCGAAGATCGCGATCGTCGCGGGCTGGGGGACGCCATCCGCGGAGACGGTGTTCGCCTCCGGATCGGCTGCCGAACCGTCGAGCTTCGACCACGCGTTGCCGTTGTCATCGCTACTCCAGAGTGCGAGTGAGGACTCGCTCACGCCGCTCGCGTCGTCGTCTGTGTACTGGACCGAGAGCGAGAGCGACCCCGTATCACCGTAAACGGTCGTCCGAATGGTCGTCCCGACGGGTTGCTGGTCGGACGGGGCGTTATCGGGGACACCGAGCGCGCGCACGCCGACGTTCGTCCCCGAGAGATCGACCGTCACCGGCCCCATGTCGAGGTTCGTCACCGTGGTGTCCGAATCGCTGCCCGGCGTGAACTTGTCCGAGTAGAAATCCCAGAGGGAGTTGTTCATCGCAGTGTTGTCCGCGAACCGATTGCCGGTGCTGGCGCGCTGGACGTGCAGACCGTATTTGTTGTCGTTTGCCGTGTTCTCCGTGATCGTGTTGTCGCTCGACTGTTTGACCTGGATTCCGAGACCGTTCGTCCGGACGGTGTTCCCCCGAACGGTGGTCTGATCGGTGTCAAGTAGCGTGATACCCTCGGTCGCGCCGGTTGCGGTGATGTCCGCTATCGTCCCGTTCTCGACGTTCCGAAAGAGCACACCACGGGTGAAGCCCGCCGTCTCCACCCCCGTGACCGTGACGCCGGAGAGCGTCGACGCTCCTGCGACGGCGACGCCGACGCCCGAATCACCACCCGTGATCCGGTGGCCGTCGCCATCGAGAGTAACGTCGCTCGCCACAATCTGGATACATTCGTCGCCGTCGGCCGAGAGATCCGTCGTGAGTGTGTACGTTCCCGATGTATCGATCGTGGCACACGAGTCGATTCCGGTGGTCGATTGTGCGCCAGCGACCCCGATCGGAGCCGTGACGGCACCGAGAACCACGACGAGAACGCCGACAGCCACTCGTAACGTTACCATCGAGTTCCTCCACGGCGTCGTTGATTCATCAACTCAGATAGGTTGCTGGCGAGGCGGTATCTATCTCGTGTTCTCGGGATCGAACCACGCGGTGGTCGTTCGGTGTCACAAGATAGAAATCCTTCCGGGGGCTATCGGCTACAAATGGACATCAAGTACGACCTTTCGAGCTATACGCGAGTGTTGAAACTCGCCAGCACCCCCGACTGGGAGGAGTTCTCACAAATCGCGCTCATCGCGGGTGCGGGGATCGTCCTCGTGGGCATCCTCGGGTTCCTGATCGCCCTCGTGATGGGCTTCGTGCCGGGAGGACTCTGAGATGAGCGTGTACGCCGTGAAGACCACCGCGAGCCAGGAGCGTACGGTGGCGGATATGATCATGAACCGCGAAGAAAACGACATCCACGCCGCGCTCGCGCCCGACTCGCTCACGAGCTACGTGATGGTCGAGGCCGACGACCACGCGATCCTCGAACGCGTGCTCGACGAGATCCCCCACGCCAGAAATCTCGTGCCGGGCGAGTCCTCGATCGCGGAGGTCGAACACTTCCTCTCGCCGAAACCCGACGTCGAGGGGATCGCCGAAAGCGACATCGTCGAGCTCATCGCCGGCCCGTTCAAGGGCGAGAAGGCCCAGGTCCAGCGCATCGACGAGGGCAAAGACCAGGTGACGGTCGAACTCTACGAGGCGACCGTTCCGATCCCCGTCACGGTCCGTGGCGACCAGATCCGCGTGTTGGACTCGGAAGAACGCTGAAAGCGTTCCTCAAGCAGTCAGCGCGGCGGAGCCGCGTTGAATATAGCGAGGAGCGATAGCTCCTCGAACACCCGAACGGCGGGTTTCACCCGTGAGAACGCGGAAGAACGTTGAATCGCCGTCCTGAACGTTCCACTATCGGGGTACGATCGTTCGATTCAGTCAGCAGCGTTCGTTGCGAGAAGCGTCGCACAGCCCACGAGCGTCGATATCTGCGTCGACTCTACCGTTCCGTCCCGTCGGACGGCGACCTTGACGCCGAGGCTGTTGCAGGTGTCGACCACGAAATCGATCGTTGTTGGTTCGTCGCCACCGACACCGACACCGAGCGTGTATTCTTCGGGCTTTGCGACCCCGATCTCGGCGTAAGCGTCGGGTTCGAGCCGGAACGTCTCTTCGAAGACGGCGTTGCCACCGCGTTCCGAAACGGTGGTCCGAACCGCTCGGGACGTCCCGGCGTCGTTCCAGACGGCAATCGTTCCGGAGCCGTCGCCGGAGGAGTCGTCGCCGATGGTCGCTGTCTCCTGTGCCCGGTTCCGCGTCGAGTTGATCTGGATGAACGTCTTACTCACCTCATCCGGTTCCGTGCCCCGAGTGGAGATATCCGAAGTCGTTGCTGGCGATCGATTCGCTGTGGTTGTCGGTTCCGGCGAACCCGACGACTCCCGGGACCGCATCGTGGTGGGGTCGGCCGACCCACCATCCCCGCGAACACATCCGGCGAGGATCGCACTCAGGCCGATCGAGAGGACCGTTCGTCGCCCGATTTTCGACGACTCGCCAACCATAGTTCAGTCTGTCGAACCATCGAAATAAGTCTTCTGACGTTCGTGCGTCGAAAGCGGCTGGGCCGCCGTGTCGATGAATACGGACCGTCGTCTTCCCTGTCCGCACCGCCGACGGGTTTTTACTCTTCGCTGTATGATGCGTAAATCGCATGATTTTCCGGTTCGTCTGAACGGGTCCGTCCCGCGCTGTCGTTCGTTCCGATCGTCACAGCGCCGTCGACGCCGGGCCGAGCCCGCTTTCTACGCCGACTAGCGGTCAGCGACCGCAACGGGCGTGGCACGTCTCGCAGCCAATCACAGACCCTTCCACGACACATGACGAACGACACAACTACCGACGAACCGGACGAATCGACCGACGACCGACGGAACGAACTGGCCGCCGTCGCGGACCGACTCGCCGACCGAGCGACGACGATCGAAACCACCGATCCCACGGCCGATCTCACGGACCTAGAACCGATCGGTGACGCGCTTGCCGGCGCACGTATCGTTGGGCTCGGCGAAGCCACCCACGGAACGCGGGAGTTCTTTCGACTGAAACACCGGCTCGTCCGCGGCCTCGTCGAGCGGCAGGGTCTCCGGCTGTTCGCCATCGAGGCGAACCTGCCCGAGACGCTCGCGATGAACGACTACGTACTCCACGGCGAGGGTACACCGGAGGAAGCACTCGACGGGATGTACTTCTGGACGTGGAACACCGAATCGGTCGTCGCGCTCGCCGAGTGGCTCCGCGGGTTCAACGAGGGACGACCGCTCGACGATCGGGTGCGCTTCCACGGTATCGACGCACAGTACACCTCGGGCGCGGTCGGACGACTTGACGCGTTCCTCGCCACGGCCGACCCCGATCTGCGCGCCGCGGTAGACGCGGATCTCGCCGCGGCAGATGACAAGGGTGAGACCACCGAGGAGCACATGAGCGCCCACGATCCAGACGCCACGGACCGACTGATAGAACGGCTCACGACTGCCTTCGACGAGCGGACCCCGGCGTACGCCGCCGCGACGAGCGAGCGGACGACCGTCCTCGCCCGCCGGTGTCTCGATACCATCGAGCAAGCGCGGGCCCGACGGGTCGCCTACGAGAGCGAGAGTCAGGAGGCCGCAATGCGGGTCCGCGAAGCGGCGATGGCGGATAACGTCGACTGGCTCCTCGACCGCGAATCCTCCGACCGGCTGGCGCTGTGGGCCCACGACAGTCATCTCTGCCGGACGGAAAACCACGCCAAGCGGTTCGGTGCGGTGGCGTCGCTCGGGAACCGTCTCGCCGATCGGTACGGCGAGGACTACTACCCGCTCGGGTTCGACTTCCTCGGCGGCGAGTTTCGCGCTATCGGTGTTCGACTGACCGAGGACAGCGAGCGTGCCACGTGGTCACTTGACGAGCCGCCGGCCGATTCGGTGACACGTGCGTTCGCTGCGATCGGCGCGGAGCTGGCGTTTCTCGATTTCGGCACGCTCGACGCCCAGGAACGGGCGTGGTTCGACGAGCCGCGTGCCAAGCGTGAACTCGGGGCCGTCTACTACGGTTCTGACGGGCCGGCCGACGACGCGGCGGACGGTCAGGCGACACACAACGAGTGGCGATCGCTCACCGAGGCGTTCGACGGACTCGTGTTTGTCCGCGAGACGACGGCGACACGGCCGCCGGAGTAAGGCCAATCGTCGCGTCACGACCTCGGTGTGGCCCGACCAGCAAGTGGAGAGCTATCGGTCGGACGCCATCGTCATCGCGTCGTCGCGGGACGGCCCACCTGATGCAATCGAACGAGCACGATTCGATGGAGTCACGACCACAGGTCGAACGAGTTAACCGCCGTCTGCGAGAACCGGAACTGTAGGTCAGCCGTGAGCGAGTCCCGCATCGACGTCCACGTCAAAGTCCTCGATCAGCGAGTGGTCCGCCGGGCCAAACGCTACGGTCTCGACGTCGTGGTGTACGCGCCGCATTTCACCCGCCTGCCCGAGATTCGGGCCAGAGCCCGCGCGTTTTCCGACGACGATCTGCTGGTGGTGCCGGGTCGGGAACTGTTCACCGGGTCGTGGCGGGATCGCCAGCACGTGCTCGCCATCGGCCTTGCCGATCCAGTACCCGACTTCCTCACGCTCGATGGAACGATGGCCGAACTCCGCCGCCAGAACGCGGCGGTGTTGGTCCCCCATCCCGAGTTCCTGAACGTGGGCCTCGACGCTGCCGCCATCGATCGCCACCGCGCGACCATCGACGCCGTCGAGATCGACAACGCAAAATACTGGCCGCATCACGCCCGGCGGGCGCGCGAGATCGCCGATCGGTTCGCACTCCCCGCCTTCGGCTCGTCGTACGCCCACCGTCGCGGGACCGTCGGCGAGATCTGGACCGCGTTCGACGAGTCGATCGAGACCGAGGCCGACCTCGTGGCGGCGTTTACCGAAGACGCGCCACGCCGAGTTCAGCAACGTCGTGGCGCGATCCATTGCATCCGGCGGGCAGCGGAGTTCGCCCATCTCGGCTACGAGAACTCGTGGGGGAAGTTCGATCGACTCGTCCTCCCCGGCCAAACGGCGACCCATCCGCAGCGCGAGCACTACGAAGGTCGGTTCGACGAGCTGTCCGTTTACTGATCGTCGGGATCCGAGAGCGGAGTGGGCGGCAAAAACAATACGATCTAGCGGCGGCGAAGCGCGAGGACGGCGGCTCCGAGGAGGGCGGCGATGGCGGCGCTCGTCCCGAATCCGGGGCCGAACGCGCCACTGTTGTCCCCGGATTCGTTGGCGGTTCCGTTCGTTGCGGTCGTCCCGCCCGATTCGTCACTCCCACCCGTCGTCGTGGTCGGTGTGGCGATCGTCGTCTCCGTTGCTGTTGGCGTCGGCGTCGCGGTCGCCGTCGGCGTTGGTGTTGGGGTCGGGGTCTCAGTCTTGCCCAGCGGCGCGAGGACCGACGCGTTCTCCGGGGATGGGACGGTCGCCACGACGCGGTTGCTGGTGAGGTTGACGTAGTTCACGCCGGGAACCTGCTGCCAGGTGCCGTCGTAGTTCCATAGTCGGATCGATCGCTCGGTGATGTTCGCACTGGTAACGGTCTCGTCGGTGTAGGGGACGGCGAGTTCGAGCGAGGCGTTCGGCGCGGTGGCGACCGCACCGAGGAACTGGCCGACGTTCGTTCGGTTTTCGGTGCCGAGCGGCGGGTTGGAGACGCCCGTGAATGCGACGTCGCTCGCGGTGAACGAAACCGTCGCCGAGCGGGTCGTGAGGTTCGTCGCTTGGGTGTTCGTGGCGTTGCCTGCGGTGTAGAGGCTCCATCGGCTGTTGTTGACCGCGGTGACGCTTTCGAGCCGTGTGTCGTCCGATCCCACGAGCTGGACCCCGTTGCGGGCGTTCGCGCTCGCGTTGACGTCCTGAATGACTCCGCCGTTCACGTCGCGGTAGGCGACCCCGGACGTCCAGTCGGTCGTCGTCACGTTTCGGACGGTGACGTTCGCGGTCGTCGTGAGCGAGTTGTTGACTCGGACACCGACGCTTGCCGTCCCGTTCGTTCCGTTAGTGGCGTTCGAGGCCGCGTTCGGCCCGGCATCGATCGTGTGACCGCCGCCGTCGAAGACGACGTCGCTCGACAGGATCTGGATGCAGGTGTCGGCGGAGCTGTTCGTGACGTTTTCGGTGAGAACGTAGCTGCCGTCGTCGGCGATCGTCCGACAGGAATCGATCGGGATCGGGCCGCCCCCGGACTGGGCGCTCGCGGTGCCGACGGGTGCGACGCCGACGACACCCGCGACCGACGCCACGAGGACGAGGCAGGCGACGACCACAGCGTGTTTCGATGAACCCATCACTCGTGGGGACGACTGGCGCGTAGCCCATACCAGTTCTGTTCTGTGCTGGACGATCGCGGGTCGGTGCGCCGTCGAGACACTGGCGAGCAGGCGTCAGAACACGCCCGCCGCGCGCAGGCCGTCGGTGAAAAGCTGTT
Encoded proteins:
- a CDS encoding transcription elongation factor Spt5, with the protein product MSVYAVKTTASQERTVADMIMNREENDIHAALAPDSLTSYVMVEADDHAILERVLDEIPHARNLVPGESSIAEVEHFLSPKPDVEGIAESDIVELIAGPFKGEKAQVQRIDEGKDQVTVELYEATVPIPVTVRGDQIRVLDSEER
- a CDS encoding NosD domain-containing protein, which gives rise to MVTLRVAVGVLVVVLGAVTAPIGVAGAQSTTGIDSCATIDTSGTYTLTTDLSADGDECIQIVASDVTLDGDGHRITGGDSGVGVAVAGASTLSGVTVTGVETAGFTRGVLFRNVENGTIADITATGATEGITLLDTDQTTVRGNTVRTNGLGIQVKQSSDNTITENTANDNKYGLHVQRASTGNRFADNTAMNNSLWDFYSDKFTPGSDSDTTVTNLDMGPVTVDLSGTNVGVRALGVPDNAPSDQQPVGTTIRTTVYGDTGSLSLSVQYTDDDASGVSESSLALWSSDDNGNAWSKLDGSAADPEANTVSADGVPQPATIAIFGTEGSATASATPTETSTPTPTATPTPTPTATPTPTPTPTATPTPTPTATSTQTPTATQTTTATATATTTTPPETTIETTRASTTTHQPTTTTDTANASGANATETPTSSSDGPGFGPAAALLAVLAATVLAVRHDRDR
- a CDS encoding erythromycin esterase family protein, whose translation is MTNDTTTDEPDESTDDRRNELAAVADRLADRATTIETTDPTADLTDLEPIGDALAGARIVGLGEATHGTREFFRLKHRLVRGLVERQGLRLFAIEANLPETLAMNDYVLHGEGTPEEALDGMYFWTWNTESVVALAEWLRGFNEGRPLDDRVRFHGIDAQYTSGAVGRLDAFLATADPDLRAAVDADLAAADDKGETTEEHMSAHDPDATDRLIERLTTAFDERTPAYAAATSERTTVLARRCLDTIEQARARRVAYESESQEAAMRVREAAMADNVDWLLDRESSDRLALWAHDSHLCRTENHAKRFGAVASLGNRLADRYGEDYYPLGFDFLGGEFRAIGVRLTEDSERATWSLDEPPADSVTRAFAAIGAELAFLDFGTLDAQERAWFDEPRAKRELGAVYYGSDGPADDAADGQATHNEWRSLTEAFDGLVFVRETTATRPPE
- the ftsZ gene encoding cell division protein FtsZ — protein: MDSIIEDAIDETPANDERDGRETPAGERERGTMTNEELAGVVDDLKTQITVVGCGGAGSNTVTRMDKEGIHGAKLVAANTDAQHLVEQVQADTKILMGRERTGGRGAGSVPKIGEEAARETLDDIRESIDGSDMVFVTAGLGGGTGTGAAPVVAQAAQEAGALTIAIATIPFTAEGERRRSNADAGLERLRAVSDTVIVVPNDRLLEYAPNLPLQDAFTICDRVLMRSVKGMTELITKPGLVNVDFADVRTVMENGGVAMIGLGESDSENKARDSIQSALRSPLLDVEFKGASSALVNVVGGPDMSIEEAEGVVEEIYDRIDPDARIIWGASVDESFSGTMETMIVVTGVESPQIYGQSDLADETGRVDNDIDYVE
- a CDS encoding PGF-CTERM sorting domain-containing protein, whose product is MGSSKHAVVVACLVLVASVAGVVGVAPVGTASAQSGGGPIPIDSCRTIADDGSYVLTENVTNSSADTCIQILSSDVVFDGGGHTIDAGPNAASNATNGTNGTASVGVRVNNSLTTTANVTVRNVTTTDWTSGVAYRDVNGGVIQDVNASANARNGVQLVGSDDTRLESVTAVNNSRWSLYTAGNATNTQATNLTTRSATVSFTASDVAFTGVSNPPLGTENRTNVGQFLGAVATAPNASLELAVPYTDETVTSANITERSIRLWNYDGTWQQVPGVNYVNLTSNRVVATVPSPENASVLAPLGKTETPTPTPTPTATATPTPTATETTIATPTTTTGGSDESGGTTATNGTANESGDNSGAFGPGFGTSAAIAALLGAAVLALRRR
- a CDS encoding protein translocase SEC61 complex subunit gamma → MDIKYDLSSYTRVLKLASTPDWEEFSQIALIAGAGIVLVGILGFLIALVMGFVPGGL
- a CDS encoding PHP-associated domain-containing protein → MSESRIDVHVKVLDQRVVRRAKRYGLDVVVYAPHFTRLPEIRARARAFSDDDLLVVPGRELFTGSWRDRQHVLAIGLADPVPDFLTLDGTMAELRRQNAAVLVPHPEFLNVGLDAAAIDRHRATIDAVEIDNAKYWPHHARRAREIADRFALPAFGSSYAHRRGTVGEIWTAFDESIETEADLVAAFTEDAPRRVQQRRGAIHCIRRAAEFAHLGYENSWGKFDRLVLPGQTATHPQREHYEGRFDELSVY